One Parcubacteria group bacterium ADurb.Bin159 DNA window includes the following coding sequences:
- a CDS encoding Transposase IS200 like protein, whose product MVRKLRQNSDIEGGIYHIVCRGVNQRRIFRSSRDYNKFLSFLIETKKKFPFYLYSYNLLPNHVHLEIERRKVSLSKFMHYFNTCYSIYFNRRYKRSGHFFQDRFHSSLIDTESYFWQVSSYIDLNAVRAGLVEQPEDYPWSSFLIYAQKEYNGDLIDRDRFLRLGGEGAVEELCQKYVKFVKEKMNEPYEKIPKFIENEKFI is encoded by the coding sequence ATGGTTAGAAAATTACGACAAAATAGTGATATTGAGGGTGGTATTTATCATATTGTTTGCCGGGGAGTTAATCAACGTCGCATTTTTAGATCTTCTCGGGATTATAATAAATTTTTAAGTTTTCTTATTGAAACAAAGAAAAAATTCCCGTTTTATCTTTATTCTTACAATCTTCTCCCGAACCACGTCCACTTAGAAATAGAAAGGAGAAAAGTTTCCCTTTCTAAATTTATGCACTACTTTAATACTTGTTATTCAATATATTTTAATCGGCGATATAAACGCAGTGGCCATTTTTTTCAAGATAGGTTTCATAGTAGTTTAATTGACACAGAATCATATTTTTGGCAAGTTAGCAGTTATATTGATCTTAATGCCGTAAGAGCAGGATTAGTTGAGCAACCAGAAGATTATCCTTGGAGTAGTTTTTTGATTTATGCGCAAAAAGAATATAATGGAGATTTAATAGACCGTGACCGTTTTTTAAGATTAGGAGGCGAAGGGGCAGTAGAAGAACTCTGTCAAAAATACGTAAAATTTGTAAAAGAAAAAATGAATGAGCCGTATGAAAAAATACCCAAATTTATTGAAAATGAGAAGTTTATATAA
- a CDS encoding preprotein translocase subunit SecA, giving the protein MRKEKKLNNLVNKVNAKEKEVSSLSMDQMKEKIKVIREKPEKTEEDLALTFALTREMARRTLGQRPFDVQVRGGLVLAQGKIAEMKTGEGKTLTATMPLVWEALKGKGAHLITVNDYLARRDTVWMGQIYHALGLTVSCLTQEGTFIYDPEYLAKKEEERLDKERDETGSFKVIKDFLRPITKQEAYSADITYGTNNEFGFDYLRDNLVYSFKNKVQRPLYYAIIDEVDNILIDEARTPLIISAPREEPTELYYQLARVVKKLKPGEDLIIDEKRKSVILTSQGQEKIIMAFRQDPWANNNVAFLYRLEAALRAETFFKLDRDYVIKNNEVLIVDEFTGRILSGRRWSSGIHEAIEAKEGLSIRQEMKTLATITFQNYFRMYEKLAGMTGTAMTEAEEFHKIYNLEVVAIPTNRKMIRKDWPDKIYQTEKIKFDALIEEVISRHKQGQPILIGTRSIEKNELVASSLQNRGLNCQVLNAKYHEREGQIIAQAGKLGAITVATNMAGRGVDIILGGNPPDPLEQKKVIELGGLCVLGTERHEARRIDNQLRGRAGRQGDPGESRFFISLEDDIARIFGGDKIKVLVKRFNLPPDYPIENKMISRLIERAQEKVEGMNFDARKYILDYDDVMNIQRKAIYQKRDNILKFKKDELDNFVLEMYEEEIREIIVFNTKDKDMEKWDISKITEELSQIFPVPINLEEKFKDIISRRGFNLEQAREEIIQYSLDLWKDNFSSWQKNIYQKISPEQLTEIERKFILEIIDYYFQNYLEEMEYFKRGIGLRAYGQHEPLDEFRREALIKFKNLTADIRRQITHTLQLGGQSSKIDLRKSA; this is encoded by the coding sequence ATGAGAAAAGAAAAAAAATTAAATAATTTAGTAAATAAAGTAAACGCAAAAGAGAAAGAAGTCTCGTCTTTATCTATGGATCAGATGAAAGAGAAGATTAAAGTTATTAGAGAGAAACCAGAAAAAACAGAAGAAGATTTAGCTTTAACTTTTGCTTTAACCAGAGAGATGGCGCGCCGCACATTGGGGCAGCGGCCATTTGATGTTCAGGTTAGAGGAGGATTAGTTTTGGCTCAAGGAAAAATCGCTGAAATGAAAACAGGAGAAGGGAAGACCTTAACAGCAACTATGCCTTTGGTTTGGGAAGCATTAAAAGGAAAAGGGGCGCATTTAATAACAGTTAATGATTATTTGGCGCGACGGGATACAGTTTGGATGGGGCAAATTTATCACGCCTTGGGATTAACAGTGAGTTGCCTTACTCAAGAGGGCACTTTTATTTATGACCCTGAATATTTAGCGAAAAAAGAAGAAGAGCGATTAGATAAAGAAAGAGACGAAACAGGTTCTTTTAAAGTAATTAAAGATTTTTTAAGGCCTATAACTAAGCAAGAAGCTTATAGTGCTGATATTACTTATGGCACGAATAATGAATTTGGTTTTGATTATTTGCGGGACAATTTAGTTTATAGTTTTAAAAATAAAGTCCAAAGACCTCTTTACTATGCTATTATTGACGAGGTTGATAATATTTTAATTGATGAAGCAAGAACCCCGTTGATTATTTCCGCTCCTCGGGAAGAACCAACAGAGCTTTATTATCAATTGGCTCGGGTAGTTAAAAAATTAAAACCAGGGGAAGATTTAATTATTGATGAGAAAAGGAAAAGCGTTATTTTAACTTCCCAGGGACAAGAAAAAATAATTATGGCTTTTAGACAAGACCCTTGGGCTAATAATAATGTGGCTTTTCTTTATCGATTAGAAGCAGCGTTGCGCGCGGAAACTTTTTTTAAACTTGATCGCGATTATGTAATAAAAAACAACGAAGTTTTAATTGTAGATGAATTTACTGGTCGCATTTTATCTGGTAGACGCTGGTCATCGGGCATTCACGAAGCCATTGAAGCAAAAGAAGGATTATCTATTCGCCAAGAAATGAAAACTTTAGCCACAATCACTTTTCAAAATTATTTTAGAATGTATGAAAAATTAGCCGGTATGACCGGTACGGCAATGACCGAAGCAGAAGAGTTTCATAAAATTTATAATTTAGAAGTAGTCGCTATCCCCACTAATCGAAAGATGATAAGGAAAGATTGGCCGGATAAAATTTATCAAACAGAGAAAATAAAATTTGACGCTTTAATAGAGGAAGTTATATCTCGCCACAAGCAAGGTCAGCCGATATTGATTGGCACTCGCTCTATAGAAAAAAACGAATTAGTCGCTTCTTCATTGCAAAATCGGGGGTTAAATTGTCAAGTTTTGAATGCTAAATATCATGAAAGAGAAGGGCAAATTATTGCTCAAGCGGGAAAATTAGGAGCGATTACTGTGGCGACTAATATGGCTGGTCGGGGAGTAGATATAATTTTAGGAGGAAATCCTCCTGATCCTTTAGAACAAAAAAAAGTGATTGAATTGGGAGGGTTATGTGTTTTGGGAACAGAACGGCATGAAGCGCGACGGATTGATAATCAATTGCGAGGTCGTGCTGGTAGACAAGGGGACCCGGGAGAGAGTAGATTTTTTATTTCTTTAGAAGATGATATTGCTCGCATTTTTGGGGGAGATAAAATAAAAGTATTAGTGAAGAGATTTAATTTACCTCCGGATTATCCTATTGAAAACAAAATGATAAGCCGTTTGATTGAGCGTGCTCAAGAAAAAGTGGAGGGAATGAATTTTGATGCTCGTAAATATATTTTGGATTATGACGACGTGATGAATATTCAAAGAAAAGCAATTTATCAAAAAAGAGATAATATTTTAAAATTTAAAAAAGACGAACTTGATAATTTCGTCTTGGAAATGTATGAGGAAGAAATAAGAGAGATTATTGTTTTTAATACAAAAGACAAGGATATGGAAAAATGGGATATTTCTAAAATAACAGAAGAGTTGTCTCAAATTTTTCCTGTGCCTATCAATCTTGAAGAGAAATTTAAAGACATTATTAGCCGTAGAGGATTTAATTTAGAGCAAGCGAGGGAGGAGATTATTCAATATAGTTTAGATTTGTGGAAAGATAATTTTTCCAGTTGGCAAAAAAATATTTATCAAAAAATATCGCCAGAGCAATTGACTGAGATAGAAAGGAAATTTATTTTAGAGATTATTGATTATTATTTTCAAAATTATTTGGAAGAAATGGAATATTTTAAACGAGGTATTGGTTTGCGCGCTTATGGGCAGCACGAGCCATTAGATGAATTTCGTCGCGAAGCGTTGATAAAGTTTAAAAATTTAACCGCAGATATTCGCCGCCAAATTACCCATACCCTTCAGTTAGGGGGACAATCCTCAAAGATCGACCTCCGCAAATCCGCATAA
- a CDS encoding Sigma 54 modulation protein / S30EA ribosomal protein: MEIKYFIQNIKISAELKKFLAQKINKLERYNKNIRLAEVDLSYNSEHAKNEVIRLEINLHLPKKILRAEIRAKNIQEATVKIIPKLYKQLIALKTAENKKKMASASL; the protein is encoded by the coding sequence ATGGAAATAAAATATTTTATCCAAAATATTAAAATTTCAGCTGAATTGAAAAAATTTTTGGCGCAGAAAATAAATAAATTGGAGCGTTATAATAAAAATATCCGTTTAGCCGAAGTTGATTTAAGTTATAATAGCGAACACGCTAAAAATGAAGTTATCCGTTTGGAAATTAATCTTCATCTGCCTAAAAAAATCTTGCGCGCGGAAATAAGAGCAAAAAATATTCAAGAAGCAACAGTAAAAATTATTCCGAAATTATACAAGCAATTAATCGCGCTAAAAACAGCCGAAAATAAAAAAAAGATGGCTAGCGCCTCTCTTTAA